Below is a window of Phoenix dactylifera cultivar Barhee BC4 chromosome 7, palm_55x_up_171113_PBpolish2nd_filt_p, whole genome shotgun sequence DNA.
TTTTAAAGTagagattttataaaaaaactatTTACTATTAGGTAAtaattacatttctaaagtgatgTGGAACTTTAATAAGTATTTTGTAAACAaattgaaaaagtacttttggtatgacaaaaatgGCCATAAataacattgcatagtattatataacaaagcataataaaatataatatatattaatgtataaatatataatatagtataatattactataatataatataatattattataatatagtaatataatattgcatactatagtataataatataatataatttgatattatataatataacatatcaatgtattatgatcaaTGTTTTCAGGcaaagctaaaatagctttcTAATGTTTTTTACCAAATATCTCTATTctatccaaaagtacttttggagggtcaaAAAGTGGTTTATGTCCCACCAAAAGCCCACAGAGCCTAAGATATGGGGAGGCCGAGCGAGAGGTTCATCAAGGGAGTGGCATTCGAGCACGTGTCAATGCAAAATGTCAGAAATTCCATCATCCTTGACCAGAATTACTGCCCCAAAGATGAAGGATGCCCTGATCGGTAAAAGAAATTTTGTCCAATATCAGGGGTAAATGTGTCGAAGGTGGGGGCGGCTAACGTATCGCGCCATCTTGGCCCTGATCTTACCTTTACCATAGAGACATATATGGAGTAGAAATTGCGGACCCAatcgccaaaaaaaaaacaaattgatGGGCCACTTAAAATAAGTCATCCATCAAGTCCTTCAAGAAGTCAATAAGACAATGCCTTATAAATCACTACTTTTATGGTATTAATACCCGAGTTCACTGTGGACTTTGATGGCATACAACAATCTAGTCACAGTTTATCTGATCGGTAAAACTGGGCTGAGTCTATTAGCTTTGTCTATTAGCTTTGGGCCAATAGAAAGGCATTGTAATATTGGCCCGCAAAACCTACCTTTTAGTTAGAGTATGTTGGAAATTCAAGGATGATTGATATGATGACTTGCATCGATATGTTACAGGACTAGAAAATAGACTGGTAGTATCAATACCTAATGCATGActttaaaacaatatatatatatatatatatatatatatatataacaacacATTTTTCATAAGAAATACACAGTAACACAATTGGAGTAATATTTTATCACAACAGCTCTCAAGCTTAAATTGGCATGAAGCATATGACTGCCAATGAAAAAGTTGCATCAACCATTCTATTTATTGGCTGTTGAACAATTTCCTTTGAATAAATCCCTGCTAGtttcttatgattttttttctcttgatggCTACCACTTTAAAATTCATTGAGTTGAGATAATGGAGGAAATTGATATCTGAATTGGTTTTATTTCAAAGTTTCAGTTAAAAGTGCTACAAAGTATTAATTAAGCAATTTATTTTGATGGTAACATATCATacaattttgaattaaattattattttttgcttATGTTTTATTTTAGTATTTTCTCATTAATTAGTACAAATAAAAATACTtaacaaatataatatttaatttttttagtggCGGTCCAAAGGCCAATGAAATGGAGGTATAAGGGCAATTTTAGTGGACAAAACATGCATTGACTCTAATAAGGTAAAATAATTAGTGGCCAATATAATGGACGTGTAAGAGCATTTTTAGTGAATGAATGATGGATTGAATCCAATAAAGTGAAATAATTGGTGGTATTTCACATCATTCTTAATGGTAATTAAAAGATTAAAGTATAGCCATACTGAACTATACTTTTTATGTAGAATTGGATATTGTTTCTAATTTTTAGTTGTTCATCAACGTTTAACCTATACGCCCAGCAAATCCTTATAAGATATATTTTATTTGCTTTCTTCTATAATTTTTGGTTTAAACTAGTTGTATAATTAAGTATTTAAGTAAACAAATCATTTCAATGGATTCATTATACTTATTTGCATCACCTCATGTGTCAGAACTTAGATAAGGTTGACTCCTCTCCAAGTTGTAATAAAAAGTGCCCCAAAATATAGTTTCAACAAAGATTCTTGTAATACAATTCATTTCTTGCATATATGTGAATACTAGAGATCAGTATCCATCAAGCTTAAAAGTAAAATATTTAAATGAGAACGACAATGCCTAACTTTCaacaaaaacaaatatattATCGATATGTGTTGCTAAAATACCATCATGTAGGCCTTTTAAGTATAAGTCTAACTATGCAGATCCACTTTTATGTATGGTAAAATGCACCTGTTGAAGTCCATGAGATGTTGAAGAATATAAGCACTCATAAATTAAAATGCTATGCATTTCCTAGCAACGCTTAATTTgtttaagaagtcaatttttcTAGAAATCATGAATtgtaatttattaaataaaaattaatatttaaaagtgATCTATTGTTTTTGTTGCAGCTGTTTGGCCTAAGAAATGTATTCAACCAGAAGGAAGAGATCTGGGCTGTTTGGCCTAAGAAATGTATTCAACAAGAAAGAAGACGTTTGGGactataaattttaatatataacagattaaaattttataattggactagtaataaaatatttttttttgagagaaccTACACTATAATCATTTGTCTCTTGATATTTAGGCATACACCATATAATGTTTGAAAATATAGCTTTTATGTGAAGTACATGAtggcatgtatttagtctcacataaATTGTCCACCGCGGAGGTTCTAACTAAGACCAATTTTAGGATAAGGTCTCGGGTTATTGCAATTTTAGTTCCTAGTTCGAGGGTTGATCACTAGAACAAGCTCTAATTCATAAATAGTCAAAAAAAAACCTACAAGATATATTATTACCTTAAATAGGTGTTATAAATTACATAATTGTATTGCATGTTTTCCATCTAGTttaaaattctctctcttcacaaCCATATGTTATCCAGCCTATCCATGTCCAAACCAAACCTAACTCCAGATTCGACCTTGCAAACCCATAATCAAATATAAGCTAACATATAGCTTTGGCCCCAATTTAGTGGACTCAAACTCCCAATCTTGCCTAGGTTACTTCattaattgggttttaattgaCCTATTATTAATCCAAACCATCCAAGTTGCTAATAGTTTTATAATTGCAGATCTTCTATGCCTGTCGAAAGCAAATGGAACTCGTCTACACATTGGAACCTGTACATCCAATTAGTCGAGGCCTTAATAAATGCCCATGTCTTAAGCACGCATTATTCTTACCTAAACTTCAAATTTACGCAAATTGCATTGCAAGGCTCTAATGGCTATGGAGAAACAGATTAAAGAACTTTTATTTGACTAAATGTTGAACCAATGTAGCCTTATATGGTGGGATTAAAACAAATTGACAACCACTCAATCAAGGAATTGACCAGTTCTTTGGAATTGTTTTGGAAGGTTATTATAACAAGAGTTCTAATGTTTTATGGTGCTTGAATGCAATAaaccataattatttaaattagtTGATGCTCTAGAATTTGGACAGATGGGATATGAATCCCTAATGAATTATTTATTACGCTCTACGACTAGGTTTGGTAGATAGGATAAGTGGGGGATATCCCTCCAAATAGGGAGATATCCTCTCAAGCACTCGAAAAGAGTTCCATAATAGGATTATTCGAATAAGTGCAAAAAGTGAGAGGGAGAAGACATAATTCTATTCCTCTAGTTTGCTAAAATAGAGTTATTCATGAAACATGAGAAATTTATCTCCTTAAATTACTATTTTGCCTTTGTCCATGCTTAAATATATCAAAATGTGGGAAGTAATTTTATCTCGGTGATACAAACAAAATTGTGATGAATTGATGCATTTAATTGTTCTCTACATTTGTCCTCCAATCAAATATCAAAAGAAGACTTATTTTTTGGAATAGCCTATCTTTTCTAGAGGAtattctttcaaaatttatccttttaaaaaaatgcaataaaaATTAACTTGACATTAAGAATGCCTACCGGCAAAGATAATACAATATTTGCATCAACAAACCCAAGTTCAATTTTGCCATTACCTTAATTTTTCACCAAATTTTCACCATCCTAATTctcaaaaataaagaagaaagaaaaattggcTAGTTTTCACAAAAATTAGCTTTAAAACTCTAAAAGAAACATTAACTAGATCTTTCAAAACTATAAATGAAACATTAGCTAGATCTTTCACCATCTCAGttctcaaaaatttatatataaaaaaaaagatcggGTAGATCTCATATAAATTACCTCTAACATGTTAACTAGGTTGCGCTCTTAAACTTTGTGACCGCCCAAGATAAATGGAGACCTAATTCAATCTCAATTGCTCAgtgcactacaaaagaaaggaaatctcccgacgctttttttggtctataccgacgcttataagcgtcggcgaattcccaGCCCACGCTTCGCAAAGCGTGgctcagacgtcgggcaggtgggcgtgggtcgggtttaacccgacgcgtttaaaaagcgtcgttggtctatgccgacgcttttaagcgtcgttccttttatcatacgccgacgcttataagcgtcggcgagagGGGTtgctttttccgacgcttttaagcgtcgtttctTCTATCAGACTCTGGGGAGAAGGGTTGGTTACTACGGGTttaggccgacgcttaaaagcgtcgttacaggcttgcttttcccgacgcttttaagcgtcgctactTATATCCTATCAGTCTTTTAATCTCCAATCCTCGCCACCCACCCAGCTCCTGTCTCTCTCTCCACCCCCTTTGAAACCCTCCCAAGTCCCCACCCCACCTCTCATCCACTCCATCCCAATCCTCGCCACCCACCCAGCtcccgtctctctctctctctctccacccccTTTGAAACCCTCCCAAGTCCCCACCCCACCTCTCATCCACACCATCCCAATCCTCGCCACCCACCCAGCtcccgtctctctctctctctctctctctctcctttttttttttttttgctgaaactctctctgtctctctctgccTTTGGTCTCGTGTGGAGAGTATCCAAGCTTTTCGCTGGGGCTTTTCGCTGGAGAAGGCCTTGCTGGGGCTTTTCGCTGCAGTGACACTCGCCATCGCCGTGTCCAAGCTTCGGGGGAAGCGCTTCGGCGACGACCTCAACCCTCCAAATCTGACAGCCCTCACCAAAGCTTCGGCGACATCTTCCTCCTCCGCATGGGCCAGCGGAACCTCGTCGTGGTCTCATCCCCCGAGATGGCGTCGAGTTCGGCTCCCACACCCGCAACGCCATTCTTCGACATCTTCACCGGCAAAGGCCAGGACATGGTCTTCACCGTCTACGGCGAGCATCTTGGCGAAGGCGGTGGTGGGGATGATGGCGAAGACGCGGCGCATCAGGCCGTGGGCTCGGCACTTGGACGCCAAGCCCAGCGCCTTCTTCAGGACCAGCATCTCCATTCTCCACCTCCGCCCTCCTAATTCCCCACCACCACTCGTTGATCCGCCGATGTGGGGCTAAATCgttcatttaattgattttatttAACTGAAATCGAGAAAAAGCAATGACGAGCGGAGGGGAGGGGGGTGCGGCCTCTGATTCAAaatggcctccgacgacgctttcgaGCGTCggcttttttaaaattttcgacgacgctaattagcgtcgtctTAGCCCACGAAGCGTCATTTACTGCCGACGTTTTTTTAAACCGTGGACAAACTGTGGTGCTAGAccaaaaattgccgacgcttgtgacaagcgtcggcaaaaaagcgtcggtaaaacccATTTTTTTAGTAGTGGTGACAAAATTGGATCCAGTCAACCTTAATTTACTTGAAACCATATACGATTGAATTGGGTTCAAGCCAGTTTCAGACCCAACCTTATTGATTTATAACCCTATTAGCCCACGCATGGTATCTATATTGagagataaatttatttttagatttcAATATTGGTTTGGTCAACTACAAAACTTCTTTGAACCCAAATTTTCACATTAACTATTCTTTATCCGGTTTAGTTTGGCTCCATCCCAGTTGCAATGGCCATGCGACCTTCTccgaagaagaaaaatatggtctctaaatctagtgtttcagtccgAGTCAGCTCTAAATTGGATTATTTTCAGGTCATAGTTGGGTCTACCAAACCCAAACCTAAAAAATTTGACTCCGTTCTTGACACACTAAATGGCTCAAAGTCAAATTCCCTTTACACATTTAATTAACCTTCTCGCCGTCCAATTTTTCTCGGACCATCCTTTCCGGTGCTTCCACTAGCGGTTGACAAGTGACGGTAGGATTTTTTCAGCATCAGGTAATCATTTCTCCATGGGAACCACCCGCCCGAGTAAGGACTATTTTTGACCAGGAATTTTGAGCGGATACTCTCTTAGTCTTCTTGTGCCACCAAAACTCACGTCAAAATGGACTTTGGGGGAATAGTGGGCCGAGCCAAACACAACCGAACCCTTTTTAAGCTTCTTCCCTCGTGGTAAATGGTCAACCGACTGTTACATTGAGTCATCTGTGGGTTAGAATAATTTGTCCATATACAAAGTGCCAAGGTAAAAGGTTTTATATAATCAAAGtttcttattaaaaatatattttattttaaatttgcaGATCAACTAAGCTTGtttaaagggaaaaaaaaaactctaatacAGCTAAAGATTACTTAAATTGATAATATTTTCAGTTGAACTATAGATTACATGACtctaattcttttttatttttgggtgAGACATGACCTTTTCCCTCTAATCAGTCGCAGATGGTAGTCTATTAAAAGAACCCTCTTAACACTAATTTATTGACAGCTTGATTCTGTGGAAATGATTTGCAATTTATAGCTTGCTAATCATAACACTTGTCTGATTTAACATAGTGATAGAAGACGGTCCAATAGAAAATCTATGCATACTTCTATTTTGtacaaatttattttattaaaaatttgggAGTTTTGTTTTTATATAGGCTCTAGCCCTCTAGGACTAAAATTTTGtaagaataaaattaaaattttacctggacttcaatattttatttttattcaaacTCTCATTAATATTTTGGGTTTGTCCATACAAACTTATTGTTTGCATTTTAGAATAttgagttattttttttttcaaccttcttcttcttcttttcttccatgtactctttccttttctttttttttttcttttttttttttctgtcctCCGTTCTATCCTATGTTAACCGGGAGTCCTGCATCACATAGTCATAGTACTTGTTTCTACATCCGAGTTTTGAAATAgattaaaacatatacatagtgCCAATATGGTCATTTAACTACTcattaatttataattaatttaagGAAGTTTGGCTAGACAAAGAAGCGATTTGATTAAAAGTGTCTATAGTCTAATGCATCTAAGGCCACAACAACGACATGGCCAAAGCATGCAAGCGTCCTCTCTCCCATATCTAATAAGCTAGAATATTATGTTACAACAGTTTCTCCGCAacaatttctcttttttttggtacattggCGGCTCGCACCACACGTTGATGAGCGTAgctaagaaaatcagaaaagagAAGCTGGCTCGGCGGGTAGGAAACATCCGCTTGGGTCCTCCAAAAATAATCCTCCGAGTGCTGCACCGCATAGGAGGCCATCCAGTTAGGAGCTGAGCTGGCTTTCTGATACACATGCATAGCCCTAAAGGAGCCACAGTCCTCTGCCATCTGCTGTATGTCACAGAGTAAGGACTCCCCGTCCGACTCAGAGAGTCGCCTGTAGATTTTCTCCATCACTGCTGCTGAGTCACCCCCTATGATGATATGCTCCGCATCTATTAGAGAGCCTCTTCCACGCTGCCTGCAGCTCTGCACCCACAACAATTTCCAAAGGGGCACCGAACTGTAGGAATCCAACAAAGCCCATCGTGCAATATAATCAAAGTCCTCATAGTTTCCATTGTTCAGGCTGTGGCTTTTTTAACGGCCTACGCCGCCGCAAATAACGGTCGGAATCCACcaaaaaatattcagattttggtGCGTCTTCACCAAAGGAATTAAACGCTTCACCTACCTAGAAAGGTTTAAAACCAAAGTCATCCTTTGGGTGGGCAGGTCGTTAATTTCCCACTAATATTCCAATCCTTTAAATACCCCTTTAAACTGCTATAACATTCCACATCTCTCTGGACATTTCTTAAGAGGTATACATGAGCAGTAGCCCAATGGCAAAGCTCATTACCTTGTTCCTGCTCCAACTATTTCTCCTCTGCTTCCTACCAAGATCAAATGCAGTCTACGATGTGCTAAATTTTGGGGCCAAAGCTGACGGGAAGACTGACTCGACGCAAGCATTCCTTAAAGCTTGGACGGCGGCGTGCGGCTCATCTTCCCCGGCCACCCTCTACGTGCCCGCCGGGAGTTTCCTACTAAGCCAGGCCACCTTCAATGGCCCATGCAAGAACACTGCGATCAAGTTTTCGATCCATGGCAAGATCGCCGCGCCTTCGAACTACAGAAAGTTAGGTGCTTCTGGGAAATGGATTACGTTTGATGATGTTGATGGCGTGACGATCAGCGGCGGCGAACTCGACGGAAGAGGGGCAGATCTGTGGACCTGCAAACTTGATGGCCGGAGCTGCCCAACCGGTGCAACTGTAAGTATATAAGCTCAAAACGTGGCTCTCAGAAGAACAAATAGTTGCATTGCACCAATTCAGCATACAACTTTATATCTTGCTAAAAATTCTATTCATGCCTGCTTCCAACATGAAAGCAAACATAAATACACAAGACTAGCATGTCATCATGTTGCGCGTAGCTAGTAATGGGATCAGTGGTATCATGACCGTTTATGTCGATTAAGGCACATATTCTGAAACTGTTATCTGGTTCTCGATTTGCATGCAGTCGCTGACCTTCAGCAACTCGAAAAACATTGTGATCGATGGCTTAGCGTCGATCAACAGCGAGCTGTATCACATCGTCATCCTCGGCTGCCAAGGAGTGAGGGTTCAAGGCGTTTACATCACTGCGGCGGGGAACAGCCCGAACACCGACGGCATCCACGTTCAGATGTCCACCGGCGTCAGCATAGTTCAGGCCACCATCAAGACCGGCGATGACTGCATCTCCATTGGTCCTGGCACCTCCAACCTTTGGATCGAGCGTGTGTTCTGTGGACCAGGGCACGGCATTAGGTACGTAGAACATCTTGAGAAACAACAATTAACCTTTAAAAAGCCTTAGGACAACGGGTCTAAAAGGGACGGCCAGGAAACTGATCAATTAATCAAGAGCCAATTAGTCAATATGGATCTTGAGTTTGGACATAGAGCTACATGGGCCAGGCATTTGTGTAATGCATCATCCCTCagttttttatttctttgagAAGACATCTTATCTAAATTCTTGTAACTCTTTATTTCATCTTCATTATTTTTGTTCATTTAGAAACATTATTTTTGGGTAAGAGGAGATCTAGACTAATACATGCATGCCTGAAGCTAAAATTGGTCTACACCCCGCGTCAGCTGCACCTTCCCCCCTCTCGTAGTGGGTCATGTGTCTGATTCACATAAAGTCCGCACTATAGGCATATGAATGCATGTGGATAATTTGACCTATACGCAGCATAAGATGTTGTGTTATGTTCTCCATAAACCAAATTAAGCACAAAACCATATCATTTCTAAAGGTTTGGTTTGTATCTTTCACATGAAAGAATAATTGATCTTCTTTTACAACATTGGTGCTGCCCTATTTCTAAAGGATGCTTAAACTTATCTCTAGGTGAAAAGAGCTAGGCATTGATGTCGGACATGCGACATACTTTTGAAATTTTACTTTTTAAATAATTCGATAACATGCTTCCATTaggatttgaattttgaatcgcTTCTAAGAACAAATACTTACGAGAGAGGTGCCAAAGACTGGACCTAACTCTTGTTGGACACTCCGGACTAGTCATGCATGTCGGTGGTTTTTACATGATATAGATTATCAAgactctttttattattttcatcttCAATAAATTGAGATCTCTGtgggtttgactaccctaattTTTGGATATATGTTTGTTTTGTATCAGCATTGGGAGCTTAGGCAAGGAGGGGCAGGGACTTGAGGAGGAAGGCGTGGAGAATGTGACCGTAAAATCTGCCGTATTTACGGGCACACAAAACGGGTTTAGGATTAAGACGTGGGCAACAAACGTCCGTGGCTATGTGAAAGGAGTCGTCTTTTCTAATGCATCAATGCGAAATGTCCAAAATCCTATTATCATTGATCAGAGCTATTGCCCTGGAAACAAAAATTGCCCTGACCAGGTATGTATCGAATTTTAACTTTCGTATTAAAACACTCAAACAACTTTGGCAGTATTTatactctaaaaaaaaaaaaaatacttggcAGTATTAATTGGCCTCCTTGATATAAAGTTGTTTCCCCCATATATATctgtttctaattattttttaattttttccttcCTAGAACTCGAGAGTTGGAATCAGTCATGTGAAGTACAAAAACATTCGAGGGACCTCGGCAACAAAAGACGCTGTGAATTTTGATTGTAGTCCAAGCAATCCATGCAATGGAATTAGATTGAAGAACATTAAGCTCACCTATCAAAACGAACAAGCAAAATCTAAATGCAAGCATGCTTATGGAATTGCCACCGGTTCTGTCATCCCACCAAGTTGTCTTTGATGCCACCGATATTATGCTATTAGTCTAGAATATACTTGAGGTTTGGGTAGTCTGtgcattggcttgttcaagcCGACGCCCAACTGCGATGGTTTCTTGTATTTTGCTTTTGCATTGTACTTATTACACACAGAAATTTACTTATCCTTTCATTGAGGTTCTGTTCTCCCGTCCCTCTCCCAACTCTCGTGTGGGCTCCATCTCAATGGGGCTCCCGTGGCCAACTTCAAGACCGGGTGGGTCTTACCAATGTATTGTCATGCACAGGATCATTAGATAAGTATCCCATCTTTAGCCCATATTTCGCCCCttgaaacaattttttttttttctaaattaaaaagataaataattactaacaaaataaactttaaaaacCTAGCCCGGTGGTTTAATCTATCTACCTCCTAGAGGGTGATGGGTCTCTGTTTTATGATTTTGGCGAGACATTAATCAAGAAACATCAACGTCCAAATCATTGCATTCTTCATTCAACTAATAGAAATTTTGTTAGAAATATTTTGCCTAAAAGctactatatttttattttataaaagtatTATAAAGAAACGATGAAACAAAGAATGGAACAGAGAACAAATAATTTTTTACGTGGTTCAGCTCGAAAGCCTACGTCCACGGGAGAAGAGAGATGGGATCTTTTTATTCACTACATTAACGAAGAATATACCAGCATAGACCCATATAAAGGCCAAAGGCAACAATAGAAGGAGGGTCCAAATAAGGCAAACAATCAATCGTAGGAGAAAAACTCTCCATAACAACTGCATCTAATTCAAACACATCTCCAAATTAGGAGCCTTACCGAATCTCTGTTACCAAATCTACCATAAATCACGCCCAAATCCCTCTCTTCTTGCCAGCACTCCCTCTCAAGTTGGTGCGAAGATATCAATAGCACCCAACTTGGACAAGATCTCTTGGAACCGGGCTACTGGTAAaccttttgtgaaaatatcagcTAGTTGTTGATTACTGCGAATATAGGGAGTAGAGATAATTTTGGCTTGAACATTTTCTCGAACAAAATGGCAATCAACCTCAATATGTTTTGTTTGCTCATGAAACACAGAATTTGAAGCAATATGAATTGCAGGTTGATTATCGTAAAACATCTTCGTTGGCTACGATGAGTCAAATCCCAAATCTTGTAACAAAGCTCGAAACCAAATAATCTCGCTCAAAGCCAAATAATTTCACTCGTAGTAGATGTCATGGCTCTATATTCTGCTTCAGCACTTGAACGTGCTATAACATTCTATTTTTTACTTTTCCATGTCACCAAGTTACCACCCACAAATGTACAATACTCTGTTGTAGATCTTCTATCTGTTTGACATCATGCCCAATCAGCATCGGTATAGGCACTAATATAATTGTATCTATTCCTTTGCATCCATATACCTCTTCCAGGTGATCCTTTCAAGTATTGCAGTATTCTATTAACAGCCGTCATGTGATTAACTCGTAGAGTATGCATAAAGCGACTAACCAAGCTCACTGCATAAGAGATATCAGGGTGAGTAATTGTGAGATAGATTAGTTTACCAACTAATCGCTAAAATTGACTAACATCAGATAGCAGTTCACCATCTGCATAAAAATTGCCTCCACTCTCAATAGGAGTGTCAACAGGTTTCGCTCCTGTTTTTTCTGTTTCATGTAATAAACCCAACACATACTTTCTTTGATTAAGAAAGATGCCTTTTTTTGAATAAGCAACTTCTAAtcccaaaaaatattttagaacacCCAAATCTTTAATGgcaatttttttataaagaagAGCCTTGAGTTTTGAAATTTCACCTTGATCATCTCCAGTGATTATGTCATCCACATAAACAAAAACAATAGTGGTGCCAAAAAACCTTTCTTGACAAATAGGAAAGGATCTGCACTGCTTCTTTTAAGCCCAATATTTATCAGCACATGACTGAGCTTAGCGTACCAAGCTCGTGGAGATTGCTTGAGACCGTAGATAGCTTTGTTGAACTTGCATGCCAGATCAGGCCTATTCACTAGATGATGTCCTAGTGGAATTCTCATATAAACTTTCTCTTATAGATCGTCATGTAAGAAGGCattttttacatccatctgaaAAAGTTTCCAACCATAATTGAcagcaagagatagaagaacCCATCTTAGCAACTGAGCAAACATTTTTGTGTAGTCTACTCCATATGTCTGAGTAAATCCCTTAGCAACAAATCTTGCTTTATATCATTCTATGGTACCATCATTGTTATACTTGATCTTGTATACCCAATGACATCCCATAGATTTCTTTCCCAATGGCAGCTTGACGATAGTCCAAGTTTTATTTTCATCATGAGCTCAAAATTCTTCTTTCATAGCTTGTTTCCAAACAGGCTTGGAGTTGGCTTCTTGAAAGTTTGTTGGTTCATTCTCATTAGATATAGCACTGAAGAATGCAACATAAGAATGAGCAACTTTATCATATGTCA
It encodes the following:
- the LOC120111401 gene encoding polygalacturonase-like produces the protein MAKLITLFLLQLFLLCFLPRSNAVYDVLNFGAKADGKTDSTQAFLKAWTAACGSSSPATLYVPAGSFLLSQATFNGPCKNTAIKFSIHGKIAAPSNYRKLGASGKWITFDDVDGVTISGGELDGRGADLWTCKLDGRSCPTGATSLTFSNSKNIVIDGLASINSELYHIVILGCQGVRVQGVYITAAGNSPNTDGIHVQMSTGVSIVQATIKTGDDCISIGPGTSNLWIERVFCGPGHGISIGSLGKEGQGLEEEGVENVTVKSAVFTGTQNGFRIKTWATNVRGYVKGVVFSNASMRNVQNPIIIDQSYCPGNKNCPDQNSRVGISHVKYKNIRGTSATKDAVNFDCSPSNPCNGIRLKNIKLTYQNEQAKSKCKHAYGIATGSVIPPSCL